In Balaenoptera musculus isolate JJ_BM4_2016_0621 chromosome 16, mBalMus1.pri.v3, whole genome shotgun sequence, the DNA window acctgccaatgcaggggacaggggttcgaaccctggtccaggaagatcccacatgccgcggagcaactaagcccatgagccacaactactgatcccatgtgctgcaactactgagcccgcgtgctgcaactactgaagcctgctcacctagagcccgtgctctgcaacaacagaagccaccacaatgagaagaacacgcgccgcaatgaagagcagccttcgctcgccgccactagagaaagcccgtgcacagcagtgaagacccaatgcagccaaaagttaaaattaaaattaaaaaaataaaaataaaaaaactttaaaaagttaaaaaaaaaataaaaagcattatgtGCAAGGTTTTATGGAGAACTTCATAATGAGAGACTTAGCTGCTACCATCTGAACCCTGATCAGTCTTAGTATCAATAAAACCATGGGACACCAGATATTTCTGTGCCTCTTGATGTGATGCAATCAGTACACAGAAACATCTCTGAAGGGTTACTACACAAAAAGTCCTGAATTTCAAATGCACACTGAATTTAAACACAAGTTTATAATACCTCAgggaataaaagaacaaattatagGACACCAAGTGAAAGCAACAAGCAAAATCCAGGCCATAGggcattttatgttttcttcaaaatataactGTGATATGCAAACCACATTTGGCCACTTATTCAAACAAACCATCTGTAAAAAGATTTTGGGGACAACTGAGGAAATTTAAGTATGGAAGGGATATGTGgtcatattaagaaattattggtAATTTTGTTTGCTGATAATGGCATAGTGGTTATATTAAGGGGAAAAATTTCTTGTCAGCTAAAGTATTTCTAAGTGGTGAGACATGACATCTGggattttctataaaatattccacaataataataacaatagtaataatagtaataatgagaGGGTTCGATGAAATAACATTGCCAAAATGTTATTGTTACTGCTGGCTATGTGTAATGTTTTAATGACCTCATAGTTTAAAAGAAGGATAAAATACTGAGAAACTTTGTTATTTGTTAATAGAAGTATGCATGTTAAAATGTTAAGGGTAGCCactaaacaaacagaaataacCCATATCACTTCCAAATCTTGATTAATCCAATGAGGGGTAGTTAGGGAAAGTATTCAGAAGTAAACCCAGGTAAACCAAAATCTCAAGGAACTGGGAAGGGATTGTTCTATATACAAACTGcgataaaataatatttccacAAGTCAAGAAATAATTCACAAAGAACTGAGCAGGCCCTTTCTCTGATGGTGCCTCTCTAACCGTGGGTCATGAGGGTCCCCTGAAATCATGGATTAGAAGTTTGTGCTTACACTAAAATCAGCATGTCCCAGTCAGTCACTAATGGACCCCTGCCTGCCAGAACCGCCCAGAGCTCCCAGCTGGACTTGGCCAAATCACGGTCAGGCATGTTCTGGCACACCAAAGTACTTTTCCCTTATGGGTTGTACATATGGTGACCCATATGGCAACTCTACAGCTTCAGTCTTACTATCTTcacttcacagaggagaaaactgaggcataatgTGGGACAGCATTTGTCCACGGTGACACAGCTAGGAGGTGGTGAAGTTAGAATTCATCTGATTGAACAGTCAAAAGAGTACGAATGGATGTTGAGAAGCCCAGGTCTGTCCAACAAACCCAACCCTGAAGGAGAAAGCTTAATAGTGAGAAAGAAAACGGAGTGACGAGACTGTAAGAGCCTCTATATTTGGGCCGCACGAGCCTGTGTGGAATAGGAATGGTGCTTTGCTGGTGCAAATTACAAAATAAGGACTGGGCAATAGGAACTGGCCCTGCCGCGGTTTTTCAGCACATCTGGGTCTGGCCCAGAGGTGCTAAGATATACAGAAAAACGGAGTATATGACAGAACCCGTGAAGCACACACCTGGACGCATCTTGTGCTGCGACTGTGGTGCCCTGATTAGTCCAAATCTTGCCAGTATTTGTGTGGCTTGTCTGCGAAGTAAAGTAGATATCAGCCAAGGCATTCCGAAACaagtctctctgtctttctgcaAACAATGCCAAAGATATTTCCAGCCACCAGGAACTTGGGTACAATGTGCCTTAGAATCCAGGGAACTTCTTGCTTtgtgtttgaaaaaaatcaaagccccTCTGAGTAAGGTACGTCTTGTAGATGCAAGCTTTGTTTGGACTGAGCCCCATTCTAAGAGACTTAAAGTTAAACCAACTATTCAGAAAGAGGTGATGAATGGTGCTATCCTTCAGCAAGTGTTTGTGGTGGATTATGTTGTTCAGCCCCAGATGTGTGGAGATTGTCATAGAGTGGAAGCTAAGGATTTCTGCAAGGCTGTGGTTCAAGTCAGGCAAAAGAGTTTGCACAAAAAAACTTTCTACTATCTGGAACAGCTGATTTTGAAATATGGCATGCACCAGAATACACTTCGTATCAAAGAAATTCATGATGGTCTGGATTTCTATTATTCCTGAAAACAACATGCTCAGAAGATGGTAGAATTTCTTCAGTGTACTGTTCCCACTAGATACAAAGCCTCACAGAGACTGATCTCTCAGGATATCCATAGTAACACATACAATTACAACAGCACTTTTTCTGTGGAAATTGTTCCAATATGCAAGGATAATGTTGTTTGTCTGTCTCCAAAACTGGCACAAAGCCTGGGAAACATGAACCAGATTTGTGTGTGTATTCGTGTAACCAGCGTCATCCATCTCACAGATCCAAATACCCTACAAGTTGCAGATATTGATGGGAACACTTTCTGGAGTCACCCTTTCAATAGTTTATGCCATCCCAAACAGCTAGAGGAGTTTATTGTTATGGAATGCAGCATAGTCCGAGATCTAAAACGCAGTACAGGTGCTGGAATGGTATCAAAAAAGCttacccgggcttccctggtggcgcagcggttgagaatctgcctgctaatgcaggggacacgggttcgagccctggtctgggaggatctcacatgccgcagagcaactaggcccgtgagccacaactactgagcctgcgcgtctggagcctgtgctccgcaacaagagagaccgcgatagtgagaggcccgcacaccgtgatgaagagtggcccccactcgccgcaactagagaaagccctagcacagaaacgaagacccaacatagcaatcaatcaataaataaataaaataaataaatctttaaaaaaaaaaaaaagcatacccTCGGGGAAGTCTGGGTACAGAAAACATCTGAAATGAATATGGATAAATAGTACTTTTGTCACACTCATTTGGGACATCTTCTAAATCCTGGAGACCTGGTGTTGGGGTTTGATCTGGCCAACTGTAAGTTAAATGATGAAcatgtcaacaaaatgaaatcagATAGAGTCCTCGATGTGGTGTTAATCAAGAAGAGCTATGACCGTACCAAACGTCAGTGTCTTAGAAACTGGAAACGGAAAGAGCTTGCAAGAGATAGAGAAAACATGGATACAGATGATGAAAGGCAATACCAAGATTTCCTTGAAGATcttgaagaaaatgaggcaattagaaaaaatgtgaatatttatagAGATTCAACCATTCCTGTAGAAAGTGACACAGATGATGAAGGAGCACCTCGAATTAGTCTGGCTGAGATGCTTGAAGACCTTCACATTTCCCAAGATGCTACTGGTGAAGAAGGTGAATCGATGATGACCTAATGAGATCATGTTGTAGATGGTTTCCACATCCATAGGCCCAGAATGttggacaaaataatttttactgtcTATTCTGTCTATGCCTTCATGTTGAGAGCAGAGAAATTTAGTTTTAAACCTGAATAAATATGACTATTTTGATTGCTCACTCGAAGCACTGAAAAAGATTGatggtttggaagttttagattaaaaaaattatgcagaATGTAATTATTACTGATATTTAGGCCACTTTACATATGGAATTTTATCGGCTTGCTTTTTTATGAGGCACTAGTATTTTCACATACTATAGCTCTGGGTTTAAAAGCTCACAAGTTGTGATTCCTTGGAGGTTACCTAAATCTTCAAGCAGAAAACAagcttttagattctttttatattgattgcTTTAGTAGAAGAGCATATGAAGAATCATTTTTAACATGAACTTGCCATGCACTTAGTCCAATTTAG includes these proteins:
- the LOC118883065 gene encoding LOW QUALITY PROTEIN: 60S ribosomal export protein NMD3-like (The sequence of the model RefSeq protein was modified relative to this genomic sequence to represent the inferred CDS: substituted 1 base at 1 genomic stop codon), which encodes MTEPVKHTPGRILCCDCGALISPNLASICVACLRSKVDISQGIPKQVSLSFCKQCQRYFQPPGTWVQCALESRELLALCLKKIKAPLSKVRLVDASFVWTEPHSKRLKVKPTIQKEVMNGAILQQVFVVDYVVQPQMCGDCHRVEAKDFCKAVVQVRQKSLHKKTFYYLEQLILKYGMHQNTLRIKEIHDGLDFYYSXKQHAQKMVEFLQCTVPTRYKASQRLISQDIHSNTYNYNSTFSVEIVPICKDNVVCLSPKLAQSLGNMNQICVCIRVTSVIHLTDPNTLQVADIDGNTFWSHPFNSLCHPKQLEEFIVMECSIVRDLKRSTGAGMVSKKHTLGEVWVQKTSEMNMDK